The following is a genomic window from Saprospiraceae bacterium.
AATTTGATTCAGCCATAATTCTTTGAAGTTTTGTTTACACAAAATATTTTACAGCCTCGCATGGTGAATTGCTCCCTCAATTGATCTGAATGTGTTGGATACTTTCATTTTTATTTTCGATGGTCGCAAGTCCCTCTCCGCCAAATTATTTGTAAATGGAATAATAGGATCAAAGGCATAAGCCAAAACACTTTCTTTATGCTTCTCTAATCGCTCCAAGAGATTTAACCCTTTACTGCGTTTGTATTTTCCGCGTTTCCCACTCTTTTGGGGTGGTGGTTCTTCCTTTTTTCCATCGGATATAATAATATCATATTGTTTTTCTATAAATACTCTGTTTTTAATATTTTGGTTGATATCTATTTTTGCTTGTTTTAGCAACTCCAACAACATCTCACTCATGAGTTGAGCCCATGCTTTTTTATCATCTACCTCCTATATGTCCATCTTGTCCTCCCTGCTTCCCTCCTTTACTCTTTGGAAAGGCAGGCCTCTTACCATATCCATCCGAAGATGGTGGTTTGTGGCTATTACTGCTATTTTTATTTAATCGTTCGGTGAGTTCTTTGACCTTTGATTCCAATTGGGCAATCTTGGCATCTTTCAATACTATAACCGCTCGAAGAGAAGCATTCTCTTCTTCTAGTTCTTTGATTCGCAACTCAAGGGATGCAAATCTTTCTTCTATGGTTAATATTGGTATGATAATGAATACATTTTTATTCCCGTACTACTTATCATTCATGGTTGGTTCAAAATAAAAACCAAATATATCACTTTCTATAATATGTTGCTTATTTTTGACCTAAATAATTACGAAAATACTTAAAAATGAGAATATATTTCTACTTATTTTTCTTTTGTTTATATACAAATTCTTTTGCACAGAACGTGGGTATAAACAATACGGGTACAGCTCCACATCCATCTGCAATGCTAGATGTGAATAGCACAAACAAAGGGGCACATACGATAGAAGTGCTGGAAATGCTAAAAGATATCTCACAGCGACAATCAGAACACAGAAGTAAAAAACGTTATACTTTCAGGCCACTTAGTATAGCCAAGGAATTTATTGATAAGTAATACTATCGCAGAGATTTGTACTTATCGTGCAATCCTTCTCCATTCATGATCTTTTCGATACATTTTTCTATCCTGCTGAATCTTGCTTCTGATCCTTTGGGTTGAGAAATATAGATAACATATCCTCTCCTTTTACCGGGAGTAAGAGAATAGAAAGCATCTTTAAGTGCCGGTAAATCTTCAAATCTATCTTCCAATTCAACAGGAATAGGTTCAAGATCTTTTTTAAATTCTACTTTAGTTCCACTTACTTCAATGGCCACGGCTTCAGTGATATAATCCTTGATTACAGATGCCATCTCCAAAATTCGATCAACAGAAGTAAATCTGATGATACGGGCAGATTGTACACTTTCTCCTTGTTTTTCGAGTATCTGATGTGTGTCTTTAAGCAAAACACCTTTAAAAAACCCGAAGGTGACACAATCTTTTAGTGCACTGATGATGACGATATTTTTACCTTCGTGGGTATAGACAGGTACTCCCCATTTGATTTCTTCTTCAAGATCAGATTCAAGCATGATTTGTCTGACATGCTGCAATTCTGTTTGCCAGTTTCTGACCTTACATCGGTCGGTAGCATAGTATTCACAACGCCCGCAACCGTCCGCAATAAATAGATCGACTT
Proteins encoded in this region:
- a CDS encoding transposase, encoding MSEMLLELLKQAKIDINQNIKNRVFIEKQYDIIISDGKKEEPPPQKSGKRGKYKRSKGLNLLERLEKHKESVLAYAFDPIIPFTNNLAERDLRPSKIKMKVSNTFRSIEGAIHHARL
- a CDS encoding DUF1801 domain-containing protein: MKIINPKVDLFIADGCGRCEYYATDRCKVRNWQTELQHVRQIMLESDLEEEIKWGVPVYTHEGKNIVIISALKDCVTFGFFKGVLLKDTHQILEKQGESVQSARIIRFTSVDRILEMASVIKDYITEAVAIEVSGTKVEFKKDLEPIPVELEDRFEDLPALKDAFYSLTPGKRRGYVIYISQPKGSEARFSRIEKCIEKIMNGEGLHDKYKSLR